A window from Hypomesus transpacificus isolate Combined female chromosome 26, fHypTra1, whole genome shotgun sequence encodes these proteins:
- the cts12 gene encoding procathepsin L isoform X1 gives MLPRQLNIKEVLWASFTLRAILLSLLLCGPLKVMSDSDEEVASVWQVWKSSHMVSYDEKYEDIERKAIWEENMRLIEKNNQGFFKGTTKFIMAINKYGDMTSQEYKSLQGALTNDNLRRGKNASARKLSSNARALGAVSVDYRTTGLVTEVKDQGYCGSCWAFSTTGAIEGQIFKKTGQQLSLSEQNLVDCSKPYGTYGCSGAWMANAYDYVVSNGLQSTSTYPYTSVDTQPCFYDNHQSVAHISDYRFIPKGDVQALANAVATIGPITIALDADHPSFLFYSSGIYEEQGCNPNNLSHAVLLVGYGSEGGKDYWIIKNSWGTGWGEGGFMRMIRNGSNTCGISSYAIYPLL, from the exons ATGTTGCCAAGACAGCTCAATATCAAAGAAG TCTTATGGGCCAGCTTTACTTTGAGAGCAATACTgctttctctccttctgtgtGGTCCACTGAAAGTGATGTCAGATTCTGATGAAGAAGTAGCATCAGTGTGGCAGGTGTGGAAGAGCAGCCACATGGTGTCCTATGATGAGAAG TATGAAGACATTGAGAGAAAGGCCATTTGGGAGGAAAATATGAGGCTGATTGAAAAGAACAATCAAGGTTTTTTCAAAGGGACAACCAAGTTTATCATGGCTATAAATAAATACGGTGACATG ACAAGTCAGGAGTACAAGAGTTTACAAGGTGCCTTGACAAATGACAATCTCAGAAGAGGGAAAAATGCATCAGCCAGAAAGCTCAGTTCCAATGCTAGGGCATTGGGAGCTGTTTCGGTTGACTACAGAACTACAGGTTTAGTTACTGAAGTGAAAGACCAG GGCTACTGTGGTTCTTGCTGGGCATTTAGCACTACAGGAGCCATAGAGGGACAAATTTTCAAGAAAACAGGTCAGCAGTTGTCTTTGAGTGAGCAGAACCTGGTAGACTGCTCCAAGCCTTATGGTACCTATGGTTGTAGTGGTGCCTGGATGGCAAACGCCTATGATTATGTGGTCAGCAATGGTCTTCAATCAACCAGCACGTATCCATACACATCAGTG GACACCCAGCCATGTTTTTATGATAACCATCAGTCGGTTGCCCATATCAGTGATTACAGGTTTATACCTAAGGGAGACGTGCAAGCCCTGGCTAATGCAGTGGCAACCATCGGTCCAATTACAATAGCCTTGGATGCAGATCACCCAAGCTTCCTCTTCTACAGTTCAG gCATATATGAGGAACAAGGCTGCAATCCTAACAACCTAAGCCATGCTGTGCTGCTGGTTGGCTATGGCTCTGAGGGAGGAAAAGACTACTGGATCATTAAGAACAG CTGGGGTACTGGATGGGGAGAGGGTGGCTTCATGCGAATGATCAGGAATGGCAGCAACACTTGTGGCATCTCTAGTTATGCCATATATCCACTTTTATGA
- the cts12 gene encoding procathepsin L isoform X2, whose amino-acid sequence MLPRQLNIKEVLWASFTLRAILLSLLLCGPLKVMSDSDEEVASVWQVWKSSHMVSYDEKTSQEYKSLQGALTNDNLRRGKNASARKLSSNARALGAVSVDYRTTGLVTEVKDQGYCGSCWAFSTTGAIEGQIFKKTGQQLSLSEQNLVDCSKPYGTYGCSGAWMANAYDYVVSNGLQSTSTYPYTSVDTQPCFYDNHQSVAHISDYRFIPKGDVQALANAVATIGPITIALDADHPSFLFYSSGIYEEQGCNPNNLSHAVLLVGYGSEGGKDYWIIKNSWGTGWGEGGFMRMIRNGSNTCGISSYAIYPLL is encoded by the exons ATGTTGCCAAGACAGCTCAATATCAAAGAAG TCTTATGGGCCAGCTTTACTTTGAGAGCAATACTgctttctctccttctgtgtGGTCCACTGAAAGTGATGTCAGATTCTGATGAAGAAGTAGCATCAGTGTGGCAGGTGTGGAAGAGCAGCCACATGGTGTCCTATGATGAGAAG ACAAGTCAGGAGTACAAGAGTTTACAAGGTGCCTTGACAAATGACAATCTCAGAAGAGGGAAAAATGCATCAGCCAGAAAGCTCAGTTCCAATGCTAGGGCATTGGGAGCTGTTTCGGTTGACTACAGAACTACAGGTTTAGTTACTGAAGTGAAAGACCAG GGCTACTGTGGTTCTTGCTGGGCATTTAGCACTACAGGAGCCATAGAGGGACAAATTTTCAAGAAAACAGGTCAGCAGTTGTCTTTGAGTGAGCAGAACCTGGTAGACTGCTCCAAGCCTTATGGTACCTATGGTTGTAGTGGTGCCTGGATGGCAAACGCCTATGATTATGTGGTCAGCAATGGTCTTCAATCAACCAGCACGTATCCATACACATCAGTG GACACCCAGCCATGTTTTTATGATAACCATCAGTCGGTTGCCCATATCAGTGATTACAGGTTTATACCTAAGGGAGACGTGCAAGCCCTGGCTAATGCAGTGGCAACCATCGGTCCAATTACAATAGCCTTGGATGCAGATCACCCAAGCTTCCTCTTCTACAGTTCAG gCATATATGAGGAACAAGGCTGCAATCCTAACAACCTAAGCCATGCTGTGCTGCTGGTTGGCTATGGCTCTGAGGGAGGAAAAGACTACTGGATCATTAAGAACAG CTGGGGTACTGGATGGGGAGAGGGTGGCTTCATGCGAATGATCAGGAATGGCAGCAACACTTGTGGCATCTCTAGTTATGCCATATATCCACTTTTATGA